From Bacteroidota bacterium:
AAGTATTTATTTCACTTGTAAAATCAAATGAAGTTGCGTAAGATTTTTTTTATTATATCCAGAGAATATATCACTCGTGTGCGCAAACGTTCATTCATTTTATTTACGTTGCTCGGTCCATTATTTTTTATTGGTATTATGTTGATGCCTATTTTATTTTCATCACTGGGTGGCGACAGTAAAAAAATTTTAGTGAAAGATGACAGCGGATATTTTGATGTGTTGCCCGATTCCGCAGGTGTATATTTTAAGTTTGGTTATAATGATATTCCATTAGAAGATTTAAAACTTTCGTATCCGCATCTTGAGGGTGGCTTTGATGCATTGTTATACATTCCTCCTGTTTCCGCAGAAAAACCCATTGGTATTAAATTATACAGCAACGATCAGATGAGTATGATGACGAGGATGTATATTGAAACAGTAATTGCCAATAAATTAGAAAGTGTAAATCTGCAAACTCGCAATTTATCGAAACAAGATATTATGCAATTGCGACCAACAGTTGTGATTGATGATACGGTGTTGAATAAAGACAATGCGGAGAAACAAGGTGATGCAATTATGGCAACTGCCATTGCGTATATTTTGGGATTTCTTACCTATATAATTTTATTGGTTTACGGCAGTATGGTATTGCGTGGCGTGATGGAAGAAAAATCTAATCGTATTGTGGAAGTAATGATATCATCAGTAAAACCATTTCAGCTAATGATTGGAAAAATAATTGGAATCGGTGCAGTTGGTCTTACTCAATTTTCTATCTGGGGAATAGTGATTTTTATTTTACAATTTGTAGTTCAGATTATTTTCGCCGGGCAATTTTCTGAACTTACACAACAAAGTATAGCAACCGATCCCAATGGAGAAATTGATACTATGCAATTGATGAATGCATTGCAAAGTTTACAAAGTATGAACCTCGGATATTTGCTTGGGATTTTTGTTATTTATTTTCTTGGCGGATATTTTTTATACTCTTCATTATTTGCAGCTATAGGTTCACTCGCCAGTGATGATGATGGCGATATACAGATGTATTCATTTCCACTAACACTACTTATTATTTTTTCCATATTTATTGCAATGGCAGTAATTCAACAACCAAAATCTTCACTCGCATTTTGGGCATCCATTATTCCATTTAGTTCGCCGGTTGTGATGCCGGCATTACTTCCATTTGGCGTACCCGTTTGGCATTTATTACTTTCTATTATTTGTTTAATTGGCGGATTTATTTTCACTACATGGATAGCATCCCGCATCTATCGCACAGGTATTTTAATGTATGGCAAAAAACCGAAGTTGAAAGAAGTTTTTAGATGGATGTTTTATCGAGGATGAATTTGATGTGCAAATGTGCAAATGTGTTTGATGTTCAAATGAAATGATTAGCCGATGAGATGATTAGCAGAATGTGCAAATGTGCAAATGCGCAAATGTGATTGATGTGCAAATGAAATGATTAGCCGATGAGATGATTAGCCGATGAGCAGATGAAATGCAGATATGCGAATTAAATGATTAGCCGATTAGCGACTGAAAAATTGATTAAATTTAAAATACAATTTCTCTTATTTCATTCCCATTACCGTCAAGTAAAAACAATTTATATGAAATTAGCAAATTTTTTGAATCAAAGTAAGTATAATAAGTTTTTCGAGTTAAGATATATTGACCATCTTCTGAAATATTTGCCGCACTAAATCCCTGCGAATCGCAAGTAGATGAAATTACTTTTGTAACGCCAGTCTCAATATTTGTTTTACGCAGTTCTTTGGTGGTTGCCCACAAAATATGTTTTGAGTCTGGAAAAAAATCAATAGAATGCACTTGCTCATTTGGATTTGTATTTCCATTATATTTTATAAGATTTGTGAATAGCCATGTTTCGGTATTAATAATATCAATATCAGTATAAATCCCATTGAAATTACCACATGCAATATATTTATTATCTGGTGACCAAGCAGGTATTCGTATCTTATAACCCCCACCAATTGAAAACAAATTATTTCCGTTTTTATCAGCTATTAAGGTTTTGTAAGTTCCTGTTGGAAAATCTCGCTTATAAACAAATTTTTCACCATCAGGCGACCATGCATATTCAAAATTTAAACCTTCAGAAGTTAGTTGAGTTAAACTATCTCCATTAGTTTTAATTTTCCATAACTGGTAATCTGACCAGGTAAAAAGTAACCATTCAGTAGAGGAAATTTCTGGCAGTGAAAATATCCCCGGGTTTTCCATAATTGTAAAATATTCACCTGTAGATAAATTATATTTTACAAGATTAGAATTATAAGAAGATAAATATCCACCATAATAGCTAATAATTTCAGTATTGCTTCCTGGAATAAAGTTGGCCATCGATATTCCTGAATCTGCACCAATAAACACTTGACCATCTCCAAAACTTGTGTTATCGTAATCTAACATTTCAATTAAATTACTTAATGATGGGCATTCGCTTAACTCAGGAAGGATCTCAGGATCCGTATGGCAGCTAATAAGTGTTACAATACAAAAGAAAAATAATGTTCTCATAATTAAATAAATGTTATTCGCAATTTTATTTGCAGATTTTTCTTCGAGTAACTTTATGAGGATATGAACCTTGAATATAAAATCTAATGTACTAATTATTCACATCAATAAGGCAAACTTATAACATTGCCATCCGGGTATATTTGAATTACAGATATATCCTCAAAAGTATTATACCACAAATCGGGGTTTTGTTTTACGTCTTTTTTGACAGCAATGATGGTCGAATTATCCGCCATCAGAGTAAAGGATAAATATCTATTAGTACTACATGCTTCTTGAATAACTTCTGTTTCCATGGTGATTATATTTGTTCTATAAATACCACCATACAAACCTGCTGAAAGTAATATTATATTTGAATCATTATACCAATCAATAAAATCAGAAGGGTAACATATACCATCAAGTGCCTTTGATATTTCAACAGTTTCATTTTTATCAAAGTCATAATAAAATAATCCTTCCACTCCCTGCCCACAGCTTTCAGAGGCTCTGAAAAATATTATTTTTTTACCATCAGGCGACCAGGATATAACACGATCACCCATTATAAGAGGTGGTTTTTCAATATAGTTACCATCATCATCCATTATTATCCATTCAGTACCATCATCACTCCATCTTTCATAAAGAATTTGGGAGCCATCAGAAGACCATACCGGCCAAAAATTACGATCAGTAAATGTGAGGCGGGTTAAGCTATCACCGTTTGATTTACATTTATAAATATGATTGTATGAAGCGAATACAATCCAATCAGTTACGCCCCAGTCCATTTGATTGGATACATAGGCTTCAAGCACTAATTCACTTTGAAATGTTTCGATATTGTATTTATAAATTCCTTCAACAGGATAACCCATTTTACCATAAAAAATTAATTCCTTACTATTATTCGGATTACTCCTTATATAGCCAAAGTTTTTTTCACCTTCTGGAATTGTTATGGTCTCAATATCAAATAAATGACCATCAGGATAATAAAATGGGGCACAATCAACAAAAATTGGCTCATCTACTTTACAAGTAGATAAAGTCAAAACCATGCTTATAAGGAAAATATATTTATAGTTTAATAACTGTGGTTCCATAAGAATTGTCTTTTTGTATTCCCACAAAGCTACTCTAACACATCTCTGTGGGAACCATCAAAAAATCATTTTTTACAGCGCCCTCACATTACCAATTACAGTCTTTTCTCAGTGCAACTCCGTGTCTTTCTCCGTTAACTCTGTGTAATTTTTTAACCACACAGAGTTCCCTACGAAGATTCGAGAATATATTAAGCTTTGTTTTGCGGGTAACTCCTGTGATTACTCTTCTATCATATCATCACAGAATTCAACACAATGTCATCACAGAGTTACCCGAAGGGAATCTCTGTGAATTGAAATTCTTCATTCTTAATTTCTAATTCTTCATTCCTAATTCTTAATTCCTAATTCCTAATTTGAAAAATAATCTCACCTCAAAATTAACAACCTATCGGCATCTAATCGCAGCATGATAAATACTAAAATAGAAAATGCTAATACGGAGGAACCGCCATAAGAAATAAATGGTAATGGTATGCCGATTACGGGTACTAAACCGATCGTCATTCCGACGTTAATCATTATTTGAAAAAAGAAAATTGCTGCAACAGAATAACAATACACTCTTGAAAATGGCGAGCGTTGTCGTTCGGCAATATGAATAATCCGCAATAGAAAAAATAAATAAGCAAGCAGAAAAATACTGGTTCCCAGAAAACCAAATTCTTCTCCTATAGTGCAGAAAATAAAATCGGTACTTTGCTCGGGTACATGTTTTAATTGTGTGAGTGTTCCCTGCAAATATCCTTTGCCTGTTAAGCCTCCTGAACCGATGGTCATTTTACTTTGAATTACATTATAATTTGCATCGGGATCGTCACTTAATCCAACCAGTGTTAATACCCTTTGACTTTGATGTGGTTCCAATGCTTTGTTCATTATAAAATCAGTTCCGAAGGCAACAAAACCGGCAAGAAAAAAATAAACAAATACCGGCAACCAAATTCCGGAGTAATTTATATTGCGCAGAATTAATGCAGCAGAAATTAATAATGCACCTACTGCAATTCCCCCAAACAATAAAAATTCAGGATTAAAAAAAGTATAAAAGAATACACCAATAGCAAGTGAAATAAAAATTGAAAATAGAATTGTACGATTGGGAAATTTTCTTGCAAGTTTTGTTACTACACCAAATACATACATGATAAGTCCACCGGTTAAAATGTAAAGTATTATAGAATGATCTACCAACAGCGACATTAAAAAACATACACCAAACATAATTGCAATTACTACTTCACTCACTTTAAAACCTTCACGATATAATACCACAGCAAACGCAAGATATACCAATGCCGAACCCATATCTTGTTGCGCAATAATTAATAACATCGGCAATGCACAAATACCGGTTGCAATAATTTTTTGTTTTGAAGTACGCACCGCAGTGGATAGT
This genomic window contains:
- a CDS encoding ABC transporter permease translates to MRKIFFIISREYITRVRKRSFILFTLLGPLFFIGIMLMPILFSSLGGDSKKILVKDDSGYFDVLPDSAGVYFKFGYNDIPLEDLKLSYPHLEGGFDALLYIPPVSAEKPIGIKLYSNDQMSMMTRMYIETVIANKLESVNLQTRNLSKQDIMQLRPTVVIDDTVLNKDNAEKQGDAIMATAIAYILGFLTYIILLVYGSMVLRGVMEEKSNRIVEVMISSVKPFQLMIGKIIGIGAVGLTQFSIWGIVIFILQFVVQIIFAGQFSELTQQSIATDPNGEIDTMQLMNALQSLQSMNLGYLLGIFVIYFLGGYFLYSSLFAAIGSLASDDDGDIQMYSFPLTLLIIFSIFIAMAVIQQPKSSLAFWASIIPFSSPVVMPALLPFGVPVWHLLLSIICLIGGFIFTTWIASRIYRTGILMYGKKPKLKEVFRWMFYRG
- a CDS encoding PD40 domain-containing protein, giving the protein MRTLFFFCIVTLISCHTDPEILPELSECPSLSNLIEMLDYDNTSFGDGQVFIGADSGISMANFIPGSNTEIISYYGGYLSSYNSNLVKYNLSTGEYFTIMENPGIFSLPEISSTEWLLFTWSDYQLWKIKTNGDSLTQLTSEGLNFEYAWSPDGEKFVYKRDFPTGTYKTLIADKNGNNLFSIGGGYKIRIPAWSPDNKYIACGNFNGIYTDIDIINTETWLFTNLIKYNGNTNPNEQVHSIDFFPDSKHILWATTKELRKTNIETGVTKVISSTCDSQGFSAANISEDGQYILTRKTYYTYFDSKNLLISYKLFLLDGNGNEIREIVF
- the rodA gene encoding rod shape-determining protein RodA, which encodes MRDKPTLLQNIDRPALFIYLGLLVIGSLTVFAVDYDKDTSHFFDLTQTHGRQMVWMFISLFVGFSLLAFDSNFFTKFSVPLYIFIILLLIVTFIVAKEIKGARSWLAIGSIQFQPAEFAKTATALMLAKYISSLSTAVRTSKQKIIATGICALPMLLIIAQQDMGSALVYLAFAVVLYREGFKVSEVVIAIMFGVCFLMSLLVDHSIILYILTGGLIMYVFGVVTKLARKFPNRTILFSIFISLAIGVFFYTFFNPEFLLFGGIAVGALLISAALILRNINYSGIWLPVFVYFFLAGFVAFGTDFIMNKALEPHQSQRVLTLVGLSDDPDANYNVIQSKMTIGSGGLTGKGYLQGTLTQLKHVPEQSTDFIFCTIGEEFGFLGTSIFLLAYLFFLLRIIHIAERQRSPFSRVYCYSVAAIFFFQIMINVGMTIGLVPVIGIPLPFISYGGSSVLAFSILVFIMLRLDADRLLILR
- a CDS encoding PD40 domain-containing protein, producing the protein MEPQLLNYKYIFLISMVLTLSTCKVDEPIFVDCAPFYYPDGHLFDIETITIPEGEKNFGYIRSNPNNSKELIFYGKMGYPVEGIYKYNIETFQSELVLEAYVSNQMDWGVTDWIVFASYNHIYKCKSNGDSLTRLTFTDRNFWPVWSSDGSQILYERWSDDGTEWIIMDDDGNYIEKPPLIMGDRVISWSPDGKKIIFFRASESCGQGVEGLFYYDFDKNETVEISKALDGICYPSDFIDWYNDSNIILLSAGLYGGIYRTNIITMETEVIQEACSTNRYLSFTLMADNSTIIAVKKDVKQNPDLWYNTFEDISVIQIYPDGNVISLPY